A part of Phoenix dactylifera cultivar Barhee BC4 chromosome 2, palm_55x_up_171113_PBpolish2nd_filt_p, whole genome shotgun sequence genomic DNA contains:
- the LOC103706324 gene encoding choline-phosphate cytidylyltransferase 2-like isoform X1: MARVPRKRQGGNAKEDGFDATGVPPEATEESQEAPKSHNEKVSSPALAAEPEEEVPEDRPVRVYADGIYDLFHFGHARALEQAKKLFPNTYLLIGCCNDEITRRYKGKTVMTESERYESLRHCKWVDEVIPDAPWVITQEFLDKHKIDFVAHDALPYADASGAGKDVYEYVKSVGKFKETKRTDGISTSDIIMRILKDYNEYVKRNLARGYTRKDLGVSYVKEKQLRVNMEFSKLREKVKAQQEKDEQRECSPDVGMRNEGKCYPLDVHLVKFAISLIVIPFYYNVGMWYGMRRRAMLSVSTLQTAAKTAGINHEEWMENADRWIAGFLEKFEEGFHIMETAIKDRIQERLRRQSSKDLGANLLQEPIAS; the protein is encoded by the exons ATGGCGCGCGTGCCTCGGAAGCGGCAGGGCGGAAACGCCAAGGAGGACGGCTTCGATGCCACCGGCGTGCCGCCGGAGGCCACCGAGGAGTCTCAGGAGGCGCCAAAATCCCACAACGAGAAGGTTTCTTCACCAGCGCTGGCGGCGGAGCCCGAGGAGGAAGTTCCGGAGGACAGGCCTGTACGCGTATACGCCGATGGAATCTACGATCTCTTCCACTTTGGCCACGCTCGAGCCCTAGAACAGGCCAAAAAATT ATTCCCCAACACCTATTTACTTATTGGGTGCTGCAATGATGAAATCACCCGCAGATACAAGGGAAAAACTGTCATGACTGAATCTGAGCGCTATGAATCACTCCGCCATTGCAA GTGGGTTGATGAGGTTATTCCTGATGCTCCGTGGGTCATCACGCAGGAGTTCCTTGACAAACACAAGATTGATTTTGTGGCTCACGATGCCCTCCC ATATGCAGATGCAAGTGGAGCTGGCAAAGATGTTTATGAATAT GTCAAATCTGTTGGAAAATTTAAGGAAACAAAGCGCACAGATGGCATATCTACATCAGATATCATAATGAGGATTCTGAAGGATTACAATGAATATGTGAAGAGAAATTTAGCACGAGGTTATACAAGGAAGGACCTTGGTGTGAGCTATGTGAAG GAAAAGCAACTGAGAGTGAACATGGAATTTTCTAAATTGCGTGAGAAAGTAAAGGCACAGCAAGAAAAG GATGAACAAAGAGAATGTTCTCCAGATGTAGGAATGAGAAATGAAGGAAAATGCTATCCTCTAGATGTGCACCTAGTAAAGTTCGCCATCTCGTTAATTGTAATACCATTCTATTACAATGTCGGTATGTGGTACGGTATGAGACGGCGAGCCATGCTGAGTGTTAGTACG TTGCAAACAGCAGCAAAGACTGCTGGGATCAATCACGAGGAGTGGATGGAGAATGCAGATCGCTGGATTGCGGGATTTCTTGAGAAGTTTGAGGAAGGATTTCATATCATG GAAACTGCGATTAAAGACCGAATTCAGGAGAGATTGAGGAGGCAGTCAAGCAAAGATTTGGGTGCCAATCTTCTGCAGGAACCAATAGCATCATGA
- the LOC103706324 gene encoding choline-phosphate cytidylyltransferase 2-like isoform X2, producing the protein MARVPRKRQGGNAKEDGFDATGVPPEATEESQEAPKSHNEKVSSPALAAEPEEEVPEDRPVRVYADGIYDLFHFGHARALEQAKKLFPNTYLLIGCCNDEITRRYKGKTVMTESERYESLRHCKWVDEVIPDAPWVITQEFLDKHKIDFVAHDALPYADASGAGKDVYEYVKSVGKFKETKRTDGISTSDIIMRILKDYNEYVKRNLARGYTRKDLGVSYVKEKQLRVNMEFSKLREKVKAQQEKLQTAAKTAGINHEEWMENADRWIAGFLEKFEEGFHIMETAIKDRIQERLRRQSSKDLGANLLQEPIAS; encoded by the exons ATGGCGCGCGTGCCTCGGAAGCGGCAGGGCGGAAACGCCAAGGAGGACGGCTTCGATGCCACCGGCGTGCCGCCGGAGGCCACCGAGGAGTCTCAGGAGGCGCCAAAATCCCACAACGAGAAGGTTTCTTCACCAGCGCTGGCGGCGGAGCCCGAGGAGGAAGTTCCGGAGGACAGGCCTGTACGCGTATACGCCGATGGAATCTACGATCTCTTCCACTTTGGCCACGCTCGAGCCCTAGAACAGGCCAAAAAATT ATTCCCCAACACCTATTTACTTATTGGGTGCTGCAATGATGAAATCACCCGCAGATACAAGGGAAAAACTGTCATGACTGAATCTGAGCGCTATGAATCACTCCGCCATTGCAA GTGGGTTGATGAGGTTATTCCTGATGCTCCGTGGGTCATCACGCAGGAGTTCCTTGACAAACACAAGATTGATTTTGTGGCTCACGATGCCCTCCC ATATGCAGATGCAAGTGGAGCTGGCAAAGATGTTTATGAATAT GTCAAATCTGTTGGAAAATTTAAGGAAACAAAGCGCACAGATGGCATATCTACATCAGATATCATAATGAGGATTCTGAAGGATTACAATGAATATGTGAAGAGAAATTTAGCACGAGGTTATACAAGGAAGGACCTTGGTGTGAGCTATGTGAAG GAAAAGCAACTGAGAGTGAACATGGAATTTTCTAAATTGCGTGAGAAAGTAAAGGCACAGCAAGAAAAG TTGCAAACAGCAGCAAAGACTGCTGGGATCAATCACGAGGAGTGGATGGAGAATGCAGATCGCTGGATTGCGGGATTTCTTGAGAAGTTTGAGGAAGGATTTCATATCATG GAAACTGCGATTAAAGACCGAATTCAGGAGAGATTGAGGAGGCAGTCAAGCAAAGATTTGGGTGCCAATCTTCTGCAGGAACCAATAGCATCATGA